A genome region from Prochlorococcus marinus CUG1417 includes the following:
- a CDS encoding bifunctional pantoate--beta-alanine ligase/(d)CMP kinase: MKKVIIRKTEEIENWRRNINSEINFIPTMGNLHNGHIKLISTAKNDNSNVNLVSIFINPLQFDNKLDLENYPKTIDNDIKISFSNGADAIFIPSNEDIFPPNNKNIKFLKAPIELSSALCGLNRNGHFDGVCTVVYRLLNLIKPKNLYLGEKDWQQLLILKNLILRMKLNVAIKSIPTQRDFDGIPLSSRNVHLSKNERKLIKFFSSELLEAKKIFQQEKKINLNEIIKKLSAKKISIEYLEHLHPYTLQKARLEDNISLLAGAIICGKTRLIDHVFLMKRRPIIAIDGPAGSGKSTVTKLVAKKLKLLYLDTGAMYRALSWFLIKESIDYKKEKKLQNILKDISIVFKSNTISNQDVYVNNYCVTKEIRSQKISSIVSKISSIKEVRKFLVEEQRKIGESGGLVAEGRDIGTTVFPHAELKIFLTASIDERAKRRKSDKNSKDSQEIDLQILKELIKKRDFEDSNREISPLMKANDAIEIITDGYSINEVVDKIIDLYNAKIPKETEI; this comes from the coding sequence GTGAAGAAAGTAATCATAAGGAAAACTGAAGAAATAGAAAACTGGAGAAGAAATATAAATAGTGAAATTAACTTCATTCCAACAATGGGAAATCTTCATAATGGACATATAAAACTAATATCAACAGCAAAAAATGATAATTCTAATGTTAATTTAGTAAGTATTTTTATTAATCCACTTCAATTTGATAACAAGTTAGATTTAGAGAATTACCCTAAAACAATTGATAATGATATAAAAATCTCCTTTTCAAATGGCGCAGATGCCATCTTCATCCCAAGTAATGAAGATATATTTCCACCAAATAATAAAAATATTAAATTCCTAAAAGCTCCAATAGAATTATCTTCTGCATTATGTGGATTAAATCGAAATGGGCATTTTGATGGCGTTTGTACAGTAGTTTATAGATTACTTAATCTCATTAAGCCAAAAAATCTTTACTTAGGAGAAAAAGATTGGCAACAACTTTTAATTTTAAAAAATCTTATCCTAAGAATGAAATTAAATGTTGCTATTAAATCTATTCCTACACAGAGAGATTTTGATGGAATTCCTTTAAGTTCACGTAATGTACATTTATCAAAAAACGAAAGAAAATTGATTAAGTTTTTTTCAAGTGAGTTATTAGAAGCAAAAAAAATTTTTCAACAAGAAAAAAAGATCAATTTAAACGAAATAATTAAAAAGCTATCAGCAAAAAAAATTTCGATTGAATATTTAGAACATTTACATCCTTATACACTCCAAAAAGCTAGACTTGAGGATAATATTTCGCTACTAGCTGGTGCGATAATATGTGGAAAGACAAGATTAATTGATCACGTTTTTCTTATGAAAAGAAGGCCGATTATTGCAATAGATGGTCCTGCAGGGTCAGGTAAAAGTACTGTAACAAAGTTAGTAGCCAAGAAACTTAAACTTTTATATTTAGATACTGGAGCAATGTATAGGGCATTGAGTTGGTTTCTGATAAAAGAAAGTATTGATTATAAAAAAGAAAAAAAATTACAGAATATTCTTAAAGATATATCTATTGTCTTCAAGTCGAATACAATTTCAAATCAGGACGTTTATGTAAATAACTACTGTGTTACTAAAGAAATTAGATCGCAAAAGATAAGTTCCATCGTTTCTAAAATTTCCTCAATAAAAGAAGTAAGAAAATTCTTAGTAGAAGAACAAAGAAAAATTGGAGAATCAGGCGGACTTGTAGCTGAGGGAAGAGATATAGGAACTACTGTTTTTCCTCATGCAGAACTTAAAATATTTTTAACTGCTAGCATCGATGAAAGAGCAAAAAGAAGAAAATCTGATAAAAATAGTAAAGACTCACAAGAAATCGACCTTCAAATATTAAAAGAACTTATAAAGAAAAGAGATTTTGAAGATTCCAATAGGGAAATTTCACCTCTAATGAAAGCGAATGACGCAATAGAAATTATTACGGATGGATATTCAATTAATGAGGTAGTGGATAAAATTATTGATCTTTATAATGCCAAGATTCCTAAAGAGACTGAGATCTAA
- a CDS encoding low molecular weight protein-tyrosine-phosphatase produces the protein MKKISVLFVCLGNICRSPAAEAIFINLIKRKGLTDGFIVDSAGTGSWHIGKKSDYRMRIAAERRDINILSRARQITSKDFDEFNYILAMDDSNFRNIIDLKNRTASSDFASIKKIQDFRLVFNDQEVPDPYFGGDEGFDYVLDILEDSVNGFLESIS, from the coding sequence ATGAAAAAAATTTCTGTTCTTTTTGTATGTTTAGGAAATATTTGTAGGTCTCCTGCAGCAGAAGCTATCTTTATAAATTTAATTAAAAGGAAGGGATTAACCGATGGCTTTATTGTAGATTCAGCTGGAACTGGAAGTTGGCATATTGGAAAGAAATCTGACTATAGGATGAGAATTGCGGCAGAAAGAAGAGATATAAATATCTTAAGCAGGGCTCGCCAAATTACTAGCAAAGATTTTGACGAATTTAACTATATTCTTGCGATGGACGACTCAAATTTTAGAAATATTATAGATCTTAAAAATAGAACAGCTTCAAGTGATTTTGCATCAATTAAAAAAATACAAGATTTTAGATTAGTTTTTAATGATCAAGAAGTTCCTGACCCATATTTTGGCGGTGATGAGGGTTTCGATTATGTTCTTGATATTTTAGAAGACTCTGTAAACGGTTTTTTGGAAAGTATTTCTTGA
- a CDS encoding phycoerythrobilin:ferredoxin oxidoreductase yields the protein MLIQDTIFYRPDWRWHNFLKYLINNLSKYNCLEKIIPSEYSYKDSTYGSKKSKKNVNLSTWGVMHKKRIQFARAVCINSPNYSVLNFLIIPNTIYNVPFFGVDFVSLPNSHLLVLDFQPSLEIQNQYNNGLLEKLIKLKNYCHSSLPFAEKMSADVARFFSPGVIWSKLPKEERSDFLIANQLYTTFKEYLDLYLEILFESKEANMELQKELINGQNNYLKYRRDNDPARPMLSSLFGKEFTESLIKEVLFTT from the coding sequence ATGTTAATACAAGATACTATTTTTTACAGGCCAGATTGGAGATGGCATAATTTTTTAAAATATTTAATTAATAATTTAAGTAAATACAACTGTTTAGAAAAAATAATACCCTCGGAATATTCATATAAAGATTCTACTTATGGTTCAAAAAAATCAAAAAAAAATGTGAATCTCTCTACTTGGGGTGTAATGCATAAAAAAAGAATTCAATTCGCAAGAGCAGTGTGTATTAATAGTCCAAATTATTCTGTTTTAAATTTTTTAATTATTCCTAATACTATTTATAATGTCCCATTTTTTGGAGTAGATTTTGTTTCTCTACCTAATAGTCATTTATTAGTATTAGACTTTCAACCTTCACTAGAAATACAAAATCAATATAATAATGGGTTATTAGAAAAACTTATAAAACTCAAAAATTATTGTCATTCATCACTCCCATTTGCCGAAAAAATGTCTGCAGATGTAGCTAGATTTTTTTCTCCAGGAGTAATCTGGTCAAAATTACCAAAAGAAGAAAGAAGTGATTTTTTAATTGCTAACCAGCTTTATACCACATTTAAGGAATATCTTGATTTGTATTTGGAAATTCTTTTCGAAAGCAAAGAAGCCAATATGGAACTGCAAAAAGAATTAATAAATGGTCAAAATAATTATTTAAAATATAGAAGAGATAACGATCCGGCAAGGCCAATGTTGTCGAGCTTGTTTGGTAAAGAATTTACTGAATCTTTAATTAAAGAAGTTTTATTTACTACTTAA
- a CDS encoding 15,16-dihydrobiliverdin:ferredoxin oxidoreductase: MFDSLVDFLKTNIDELNGQEVQISSEFKEHHNEDSKYIIKNWLFSSPEYRKWRITRLNGGKKLQVFNTVAYPNFDSEIPILGADILWFGTSQKLLAILDYQPLIQEGNYLEKYCSSLGSIKKKYSAFDNNKMKNIYDSKKYFSPWVIICRGNKLNLDRDLNDIFHSFVNNYLNIYKSNPVNQFLNAEEIKINQIKYDKYSFEKDPADKLFKSFFGEKWTKKFINKFLFTLNNEIIH, encoded by the coding sequence ATGTTTGATTCATTAGTTGATTTCCTTAAAACCAATATTGATGAATTAAATGGTCAGGAAGTACAAATATCTAGTGAATTCAAAGAACATCACAACGAAGACTCAAAATATATTATTAAAAATTGGCTTTTCTCATCTCCCGAATATAGAAAGTGGCGAATAACGAGATTAAATGGTGGCAAAAAACTGCAAGTGTTTAATACGGTCGCATATCCAAATTTTGATAGTGAAATACCTATTTTAGGAGCTGATATTTTATGGTTTGGAACTTCTCAAAAGTTATTAGCAATACTTGATTATCAACCTTTAATTCAAGAAGGAAATTATCTTGAAAAATATTGTTCAAGTTTAGGTAGTATTAAGAAAAAATATTCTGCATTTGATAATAATAAAATGAAGAATATATATGATTCAAAAAAGTATTTTTCCCCATGGGTGATTATATGTAGAGGAAATAAATTAAATCTTGATAGAGATTTAAATGATATATTCCATTCATTTGTAAATAATTATTTGAACATTTATAAATCGAATCCTGTTAATCAATTTTTAAATGCAGAAGAAATAAAGATTAATCAAATAAAATATGATAAGTACAGTTTTGAAAAAGACCCTGCAGATAAGTTGTTTAAATCTTTTTTTGGAGAGAAATGGACAAAAAAATTTATAAATAAATTTCTTTTTACATTAAATAATGAGATTATTCATTGA
- a CDS encoding heme oxygenase (biliverdin-producing) translates to MAVALAGQLREGTKKSHTMAENTGFVACFLKGVVEKNSYRKLISDLYFVYEAMEEEIERLVNEEHPVIKPIGFKSLFRKETLVNDLKFYFGENWKNEINISQSAKEYVERIREVAKNSPELLVGHHYTRYIGDLSGGQILKRIAKKALNLQGNDGLNFYEFELIDDEKKFKEEYSLTLNKLPINQITADQIIDEANQAFTYNMKMFRELEGNLIAVLGKIVFNYITKKVRKGSTET, encoded by the coding sequence ATGGCAGTCGCTCTTGCAGGACAATTAAGAGAAGGGACAAAAAAATCCCACACTATGGCAGAAAATACTGGGTTTGTGGCTTGTTTTTTAAAAGGAGTTGTTGAAAAAAACTCTTATAGAAAATTAATTAGTGATTTATATTTTGTTTATGAAGCTATGGAAGAAGAAATTGAAAGACTGGTCAATGAGGAACACCCCGTTATAAAACCTATAGGTTTTAAATCATTATTCAGGAAAGAAACTCTTGTAAATGATCTTAAATTTTATTTTGGTGAAAACTGGAAGAATGAAATTAATATTTCTCAATCTGCAAAAGAATATGTTGAAAGAATTCGCGAAGTCGCAAAAAATTCACCAGAGCTATTGGTTGGTCACCATTACACGCGCTATATAGGAGATTTATCTGGGGGGCAAATTTTGAAAAGGATTGCTAAAAAAGCATTAAATTTGCAGGGAAATGATGGTTTAAATTTTTATGAATTTGAATTAATTGATGATGAAAAGAAATTCAAAGAAGAATATTCCCTTACTTTGAATAAACTTCCAATAAATCAAATTACTGCTGATCAAATAATTGATGAAGCTAATCAAGCTTTTACTTACAATATGAAAATGTTTAGGGAGCTTGAAGGCAACTTGATTGCTGTTTTAGGCAAGATTGTATTTAATTACATTACAAAAAAAGTAAGAAAAGGAAGCACCGAGACTTAG
- a CDS encoding NADP-dependent isocitrate dehydrogenase, which translates to MPKFEKLTLPNEGEIITFNQGKPNVPNHPIVPFIRGDGTGVDIWPATQIVLDSAIKKSYGDERKINWFKVYAGDEACELYGTYNYLPQDTIEAIKHFGVAIKGPLTTPIGGGIRSLNVALRQIFDLYSCVRPCKYYSGTPSPHKNPQNLDVIVYRENTEDIYMGIEWEAEDNNCLELINHLNNVVIPKSKNLKNRSIPDGSGIGIKPVSKSGSQRHIRKAIEHAKRLSGDKRHVTLVHKGNIMKYTEGAFRDWGYELAVNEFRDDCITERESWILDNIQKNPELTIENNARKIEPGFDKLTNNKKAFICEEIKEVIASISNSHGDGKWKELILVDDRIADSIFQQIQTRPQEYSILATLNLNGDYVSDAAAAIVGGLGMAPGANIGDNAAIFEATHGTAPKHAGLNKINPGSVILSGVMMLEYFGWDEAANLITNGLSKAIEQKKVTYDLARLMEPKVEPLSCSSFAEEIISNF; encoded by the coding sequence ATGCCAAAATTTGAAAAATTAACTTTACCCAATGAAGGCGAGATAATAACTTTTAATCAAGGCAAACCTAATGTTCCTAATCATCCAATTGTCCCATTTATTAGGGGTGATGGTACTGGAGTTGATATTTGGCCTGCAACTCAAATCGTTCTTGATTCGGCTATTAAAAAAAGCTATGGAGACGAAAGAAAAATTAATTGGTTTAAAGTCTATGCAGGTGATGAAGCTTGTGAACTTTATGGAACATATAACTACCTACCTCAAGATACTATTGAAGCAATCAAACACTTTGGCGTAGCCATCAAAGGTCCTTTAACAACTCCCATCGGTGGAGGTATTAGATCTCTTAATGTTGCATTAAGGCAAATATTTGATTTATATAGCTGTGTTAGACCATGCAAATATTATTCAGGAACTCCAAGCCCTCACAAAAATCCCCAAAATTTAGACGTTATTGTTTATAGAGAAAATACTGAGGATATCTACATGGGAATTGAATGGGAAGCGGAAGATAATAATTGTCTTGAATTAATTAATCACTTAAATAACGTTGTCATACCAAAAAGTAAAAATTTAAAAAATAGATCAATACCCGATGGATCAGGTATAGGAATAAAACCAGTGAGTAAATCTGGTAGCCAAAGGCATATTAGAAAAGCTATTGAACATGCCAAAAGATTATCAGGAGATAAAAGGCATGTGACTCTTGTACATAAAGGGAATATTATGAAATATACAGAAGGTGCATTTAGAGATTGGGGATATGAATTAGCAGTAAATGAATTTAGAGATGATTGCATTACAGAAAGAGAAAGCTGGATTTTAGATAATATTCAGAAAAATCCAGAACTTACAATTGAAAATAATGCTCGAAAAATTGAACCAGGTTTTGACAAGCTTACAAATAACAAAAAAGCATTCATTTGCGAAGAAATTAAAGAAGTTATTGCATCAATATCTAATTCTCACGGAGATGGAAAATGGAAAGAACTTATTCTTGTTGATGATCGGATAGCTGATAGTATATTTCAACAAATTCAAACTAGACCTCAAGAATATTCAATTCTTGCAACCTTAAATCTAAATGGAGACTATGTTTCTGATGCAGCTGCAGCCATTGTTGGTGGCCTAGGTATGGCTCCTGGTGCAAATATTGGAGATAATGCAGCAATTTTCGAAGCTACGCACGGTACTGCGCCAAAACATGCAGGCTTAAATAAGATTAATCCAGGCTCAGTAATTCTTAGTGGTGTAATGATGCTTGAATATTTTGGTTGGGATGAGGCAGCTAACTTAATTACTAATGGTTTAAGTAAGGCAATAGAGCAAAAAAAAGTCACCTATGATCTAGCACGCTTAATGGAACCAAAAGTAGAACCCTTATCCTGCAGCAGTTTTGCTGAAGAAATTATCTCAAATTTCTAA
- a CDS encoding four-carbon acid sugar kinase family protein, translating into MKFVVIDDDPTGSQTVHDCLLLLKWDFSTLVKGFESKSNLFFILANTRSLSEHDAKLKIEEICKNLKTVITSQAYEEEIIFISRGDSTLRGHNFLEPTALNSCLGPFDATFHIPAFIEGKRLTINGSHFVDKTPISQTIFATDKIFGYETSNVKSLLFQQSKSQINFEDIQNLFLSDIEMLNDKENNIVFKTLKNLKNNKHVVVDVENYSQLKKFSLVIKKLIKQKKFLFRTAASFISSISEKKSVSYSEIFFTNLRIRNKEKSFLPGLIIVGSYVELSTIQLNNLLERSNCNPVELDVFEFFKITSSDNNQKLRNLFKNKLLKEIRFSFEKGKTPVLFTSRKVMSLDSSELFNFYNLLACFIAELVTDLKYEIGYLISKGGITTNLILSKGLNADYVYLEGQILTGISVVTCNLKNGAKLPIVTHPGNIGTKDSLVNIWKVFENKNNF; encoded by the coding sequence ATGAAATTTGTCGTTATAGATGATGATCCCACAGGCTCTCAAACTGTTCACGATTGCTTATTACTGCTTAAGTGGGACTTCTCAACTTTAGTCAAAGGTTTTGAATCAAAATCTAATTTATTTTTTATTTTGGCTAATACAAGGTCACTATCGGAACATGATGCGAAATTAAAAATAGAGGAAATTTGCAAAAATCTTAAGACTGTAATTACTTCTCAAGCCTATGAAGAAGAAATTATTTTTATAAGTAGAGGAGACTCTACTCTTCGAGGACATAACTTTTTAGAGCCAACTGCTCTAAATAGTTGCTTAGGTCCTTTTGATGCTACTTTTCATATCCCAGCTTTTATTGAGGGTAAAAGATTAACAATTAATGGATCTCATTTTGTTGATAAAACTCCTATTAGTCAAACAATTTTTGCAACAGATAAAATTTTTGGATATGAGACAAGTAATGTCAAGAGTCTGTTATTTCAGCAGAGTAAATCGCAAATAAATTTTGAAGATATTCAAAATCTTTTTTTATCAGATATCGAAATGCTAAATGATAAAGAAAATAATATTGTTTTTAAAACACTAAAGAACTTGAAGAATAATAAACATGTAGTTGTAGATGTAGAAAATTATTCTCAACTAAAAAAATTTTCTTTAGTAATTAAAAAATTAATTAAACAAAAAAAATTCCTTTTTCGAACTGCAGCAAGTTTTATAAGTTCAATTTCTGAAAAAAAAAGTGTCTCATATAGTGAAATATTTTTCACTAATTTAAGAATAAGAAATAAAGAAAAGAGTTTTCTTCCAGGACTGATAATTGTTGGATCATATGTAGAACTTTCAACAATACAATTGAATAATTTATTAGAGAGAAGTAATTGTAATCCAGTTGAATTAGATGTTTTTGAATTCTTTAAAATTACTTCATCAGATAATAATCAGAAGCTAAGGAATTTGTTTAAAAATAAATTATTGAAAGAAATTAGATTTTCTTTTGAGAAAGGAAAAACTCCTGTTTTGTTTACTTCAAGAAAAGTTATGTCTTTAGATTCTTCTGAACTATTTAATTTTTATAATTTACTTGCCTGTTTTATTGCTGAATTAGTCACAGATTTGAAGTATGAAATAGGATATTTGATTTCAAAAGGTGGAATAACAACAAATTTGATTCTTAGTAAAGGACTTAATGCAGATTATGTTTATCTTGAAGGACAGATACTTACTGGCATTTCAGTGGTGACTTGCAATCTAAAAAATGGCGCAAAACTTCCAATTGTTACTCATCCTGGAAACATTGGTACTAAAGATTCACTGGTTAATATTTGGAAAGTATTTGAAAATAAAAATAATTTTTAA
- a CDS encoding galactose mutarotase, with protein MKLELSNKDQGIFVFQLDKNNYIKFCPERGGVITNWVSDGHEILYFDQTRFMDKTKSIRGGIPILFPICGNLNTSSSVFGNGYLQLPQHGFARDLQWQYSLNENEKFLYLFLNASKETKKYYPFDFELKIEVKLKINFLEFEITIHNKTDFAMPINFGLHPYFNVSDFKNLEFVDNPLNCQDQERNTISNTLDELNKINLGVDLLMYTSGRSSFRDKIFKREVTLNHPYPFDLGVIWSDPPRRMICLEPWTSPRNSFVDGFRNIMIPSNDSKRLNASIQIKSLK; from the coding sequence GTGAAACTTGAATTATCTAATAAGGACCAAGGAATTTTTGTCTTTCAATTAGATAAAAATAATTACATCAAATTTTGTCCTGAAAGAGGAGGCGTTATTACAAATTGGGTTTCAGATGGTCATGAAATACTTTATTTCGATCAAACAAGATTTATGGACAAGACAAAAAGTATTAGGGGAGGCATTCCAATTTTGTTTCCAATTTGTGGGAATCTCAATACCTCTAGTTCAGTATTTGGAAATGGTTATTTGCAATTACCACAACATGGTTTCGCTAGGGATTTGCAATGGCAATACTCCCTCAATGAAAATGAAAAATTTTTATACTTATTCTTAAATGCATCTAAAGAAACCAAAAAATATTATCCTTTCGATTTCGAACTAAAAATAGAAGTAAAGTTAAAAATTAACTTTTTAGAATTTGAAATTACAATCCATAACAAAACAGATTTTGCTATGCCTATAAATTTTGGTTTGCATCCTTATTTTAATGTTTCAGATTTCAAAAATTTAGAGTTTGTTGATAATCCACTTAATTGTCAGGATCAAGAAAGAAATACTATAAGTAATACGTTGGATGAATTAAACAAAATTAATTTAGGAGTTGATCTTCTCATGTATACTTCCGGAAGAAGCTCTTTTCGAGATAAGATTTTTAAAAGAGAGGTGACTTTAAATCATCCATATCCTTTTGATTTAGGCGTTATTTGGAGTGATCCTCCAAGAAGAATGATATGTCTCGAACCTTGGACTAGTCCCCGAAATTCTTTTGTTGATGGATTTAGAAACATTATGATTCCTTCAAATGATAGTAAAAGATTAAATGCCTCAATACAAATAAAATCTCTTAAGTAA
- a CDS encoding alpha/beta fold hydrolase: MEKSALIDSDINYEWNFLNYPIHTVSAKPEQISKECAILLIHGFGASTDHWRFNIPILSKKYEVHAIDLLGFGKSPKPQDVEYSGSLWKDQVVAYVQEKIKKPTIVVGNSLGGYAALAAGAELNDLNAGVILLNAAGYFSEEKTIKKNMLQTSIETVAGIFLKNIVLQRLIFENMRNPKNIKKTLNQVYVDKKNVDDFLVESIRKPSLDFGAFNVFRSVFNPSGPQGLPLDKLFAKLNAPLLLLWGGKDPWMNTPKKRNLYKKFTPKNTKEIILDAGHCPHDEIPELVNQHILDWVDSL; encoded by the coding sequence ATGGAAAAATCAGCTTTGATTGATAGTGATATTAATTATGAATGGAATTTTTTAAATTACCCAATACATACTGTTTCTGCTAAGCCCGAGCAAATATCAAAAGAATGTGCAATTTTATTAATTCATGGTTTCGGGGCCTCTACGGATCATTGGAGATTCAATATCCCCATTTTGAGTAAAAAATATGAAGTTCATGCGATTGATCTTCTCGGTTTTGGAAAAAGTCCTAAGCCCCAAGATGTTGAATACTCAGGATCTTTATGGAAGGATCAGGTTGTTGCTTATGTGCAAGAGAAAATAAAAAAACCAACAATTGTTGTTGGAAATTCATTAGGTGGTTATGCAGCATTAGCAGCTGGTGCAGAATTAAATGATCTAAATGCTGGAGTGATCTTACTGAATGCTGCAGGATATTTTAGTGAAGAAAAAACAATCAAAAAGAATATGTTGCAAACTTCAATTGAAACAGTTGCCGGTATATTTTTGAAAAATATTGTTCTTCAACGTTTGATTTTTGAAAATATGAGAAACCCAAAAAATATTAAAAAAACTTTGAATCAAGTTTATGTTGATAAAAAAAATGTTGATGATTTTTTAGTTGAGTCAATAAGGAAGCCTTCATTAGATTTCGGAGCTTTTAATGTTTTTAGAAGTGTATTTAACCCATCAGGTCCTCAGGGATTGCCGTTAGATAAGCTATTTGCAAAGTTAAATGCACCATTATTACTTCTTTGGGGAGGAAAAGATCCATGGATGAACACTCCAAAAAAAAGAAATTTATATAAAAAATTTACACCAAAGAATACAAAAGAAATTATTCTTGACGCAGGACATTGCCCTCATGATGAGATACCTGAATTAGTTAATCAGCATATTTTGGATTGGGTTGATTCTCTTTAA
- a CDS encoding cation:proton antiporter → MYPLLAELSAHDLEVAETLIGVIRFLLIFLAARALAEVLVRLSLPTIVGELLAGVVIGASGLHLLIPPSAGTELNEGLVNVISSLASIPPDSVSEVYFESFPSLQAVATLGLYALLFLTGLESELEELVAVGAQAFTVAMAGVILPFAFGTLGLMFIFQVDLIPAVFAGASMTATSIGITASVFGELGYLKTREGQIVIGAAVLDDILGIVILAVVVALAAGGSLEIAPIIKLVAAAVVFVIAAIALSRTAAPGFDWLLDRLKAPGAVVVASFVILVLCCFVATAIGLEAALGAFAAGLILSSSKNNHAIQQSVLPLVSLFATIFFVLVGAGMDLSVINPLDPTSRSALVVAGFLLVVAIIGKIAAGWVFSSDKPTNRLVVGLGMMPRGEVGLIFLGLGTSAKLLTPSLEAAILLMVIGTTFLAPVLLRIVLKDKPPNDGNKISDDVAADPVGLL, encoded by the coding sequence ATGTACCCTTTACTTGCTGAATTAAGTGCACATGATTTAGAAGTTGCTGAAACGTTAATAGGAGTAATTAGGTTTCTATTGATCTTTTTAGCAGCAAGAGCATTAGCAGAAGTATTAGTAAGACTAAGTTTGCCAACTATTGTAGGTGAGCTTCTTGCAGGGGTTGTAATAGGAGCATCAGGACTCCATTTATTGATACCGCCCTCAGCTGGAACTGAACTAAATGAGGGACTCGTAAATGTTATTAGTTCATTAGCTTCAATTCCGCCGGATTCAGTATCTGAGGTTTATTTCGAAAGTTTCCCATCCCTCCAAGCAGTAGCAACACTTGGGTTATATGCACTTTTATTTTTAACAGGATTAGAAAGTGAGTTAGAGGAATTGGTAGCTGTCGGTGCGCAGGCTTTTACTGTTGCTATGGCTGGGGTAATTTTACCGTTTGCCTTTGGAACTCTCGGATTAATGTTTATTTTTCAGGTCGATCTAATTCCAGCAGTTTTTGCTGGAGCATCGATGACTGCCACAAGTATAGGAATTACTGCAAGTGTTTTCGGTGAATTAGGATATTTGAAAACTAGAGAAGGACAGATTGTTATTGGCGCAGCAGTGCTAGACGATATTTTGGGAATTGTTATTCTGGCAGTTGTTGTGGCTCTTGCTGCAGGAGGTTCTTTAGAAATTGCTCCAATTATTAAATTAGTTGCGGCAGCAGTAGTATTTGTTATTGCTGCTATCGCATTAAGTCGAACAGCAGCACCAGGATTTGATTGGTTATTAGATAGATTGAAAGCACCTGGAGCTGTAGTCGTGGCATCTTTTGTCATACTTGTATTATGTTGTTTTGTCGCAACAGCTATTGGATTAGAAGCAGCCTTAGGTGCTTTTGCAGCTGGATTGATTCTTAGTAGTTCTAAAAATAATCATGCAATACAACAATCGGTTTTACCTTTAGTTTCCTTATTCGCAACTATTTTCTTTGTATTGGTTGGAGCTGGTATGGATTTATCAGTTATTAATCCACTTGATCCAACAAGTAGGTCAGCTCTTGTAGTTGCAGGATTTTTATTAGTTGTTGCAATTATTGGAAAAATTGCTGCCGGATGGGTATTTTCAAGTGATAAACCCACAAATAGATTAGTTGTAGGTCTGGGTATGATGCCTAGAGGAGAGGTTGGTTTAATTTTCCTTGGGCTAGGAACAAGCGCTAAATTGTTAACTCCTTCTCTAGAAGCAGCCATTTTACTTATGGTAATTGGAACTACATTTCTTGCACCTGTTCTCTTGAGAATTGTTCTAAAAGATAAGCCTCCAAATGATGGTAATAAAATTTCAGATGATGTTGCAGCTGATCCTGTTGGTCTTCTTTAG